The Kosmotoga arenicorallina S304 nucleotide sequence AACGTCCAGCATATGGCCCATTGCTATCAAAAGCAGTGGTAAAGCAAAAATTGAAGAGAATAAAAATTTTCTCCAGTATGAACGAATAACGTTTTCCCTTCTTTCAGCATCGCTATCGTAACTTTTGGTGGATATGCTCTTTGCTTTGTATCCAGCCTTTTCAACAGACTTTTTGATATCCGCTATCCTGACCACAGATGGGTCATACTCAATCGCTGCCTTTTCGGTTGTCAAGTTAACTGAAACACTGTTGATCCCATCAAGTTTATCTACAGCCTTCTCCACTGCTCTTACGCATGAAGCGCATGTCATGCCTTCAATTTCAAGCGATATTTTTCGAAGCTCTTTTGGCTTTTCAATTTCATATCCCGCTTTTCTTATCCGCTCCACAAGCTCTGACTCGTCAATACTACTTTCGACTTCAAATACCAGCTTTTCAGTAGCAAGGCTAACTACGGGATTTTTTACCCCTTCGACTTTTGAAGCAGCTTTTTCAACTGCGCGAACGCAGGCGGCACAGGTCATTCCCTTAACAATGAATTCCCTTTTCTCCACCATGACTACTCCTTCAATTTATCTTCGATAAGCTCAATAAGGCTTTCTGTAGTGAGTTCTGAATATATTTCACCATCTATTTCCGCAACAACAGCTTTACATACACCCAGACAATCGGATTTAAAAATCTCAATATCCGGGAACTTTTCTTTGACGATATTATAGGCTTCTACCCCCTTTTCGTAACAGCAAGATTCCCTTTGCGCGCATATTTTTATCTTCATAAGTTACCTCCTAACAGTTTTTTCATTTTTATGAATTCTTCTTCGCTAATTTCACCCTTTGCATACCTTAATTCCAAAATTCGTAGTGCTTCGGAATCATTATTTGATGTCACGGTTTTAGTTTTACTCCCGATATCTACAACACGTTTGATAACCCATAAAAGCACCACAAAAAACAGAACCATCAAAATTAAACCGAAGATAGGCCCAAACCAACCCCAACCACTAAACCATGCCCAACAACCCGCAGGATTCCAAAAGCCCCAGTGCATATCATTCGCCTCCCTTTAGGATCTTCAGCTTTTTCAGATATTCCTCTTCATCGATCTCACCTTTAACATAGCGTTCCTTCAAAACCTCTTCAGCCCTGCTCGCTTTTTCAGCAGACTCTCTGTTTGCGAAAAAATTTCTTATATACTCTGGCTTAATGAGAACGGAAATTAGAACCAAAAAAATCAACAAACCAAAAAACATCATGTAAATCACCTCTTTTTACACCCACCCCCCCGGGGGGTCTATCTATAATATCATGTTTTTGGTAAAAAAAGCTTGTCTAATAGAATACAAAGCTATTAAATAAAGAGTGACGAGTGTGATGATATAATGTTCATGATTCTACGATTCAAGAGGTGTAGAGAATGGAGCTTCTTTTAGTTGCCATAGCTTTAGCAATGGACGCTTTTGCAGTATCTGTATCTATGGGCCTTTCTTTGAAATTTGTTCCACTCAATACCGCATTTCGAACTTCATTTCATTTTGGGCTATATCAATTCTTTATGCCACTGATTGGTTGGTATGCTGCTTCAAAATTTTCAGGTTATATTCAGGGACTTGATCATTGGGTAGCTTTCTTTCTGCTGGCAGGAATAGGAAGCAAGATGATTTTCGAAGCTTTTGAGAAAAAAGAAGAGTCAACTGTTGACAGAACAAAAGGCTTTCCTTTGATACTACTTTCTATTGCAACCTCTATAGACGCCCTCGCCATTGGAATAGCTTATTCTTTTCTGGAAAGGGAAATACTATTCCCTGCAATTATTATCGGCATTATTGCCTTTGGCTTAAGCTATATTGGCATAAAAGGCGGTGCCAGATTTGGCAAGCATTTAGGAAACAGAGCAGAAATCATAGGTGGAATTGTGCTTATATTCATTGGATTAAAGGTGCTTATTGAGCATTTAAGTGGATGATAGAACAATGCTTGCAAGGCTGTCGATTGGTGGAGCGACTGCTGGTGGAACGACTGCTGGTAGTACGACAGTTGATGAAACGACAGCTGGTAATACGACTGTTGATGGTACAAGGAGTACAAAGCAGTTAAAAAGCCGAGTGGCGCCGTTCGAGTAACGAGTAATACTTGTTTCAAACATATCTTTAAGTTTTTTCACGTACCTCGAATCTCGGGTCTCGGATCTCGTTACTCAGTTCTCACATTTCTCGGTTGTAAGTGGTTGGTTGTAGGTTGTACGTAAATTTTGTTCAATCCTTCTGGAAGGTAAATATAAAATTTGTGACGCACAACCCACAACCTACAACGATTTTTATTAGACCCTTCCACCTATTGCCTGTAAAACTTGAGGTATTTTTCTCTTAGCTCTTTCATATTTTTTTCTGGAATATAGAATATTTCTCTATTTAACTTCAGCGCTTCTAAATATACCTGTATGTTTTTTTCGGTGACTTTAGCGGAAACGAAGGCTTCATTGAAGCTTTCTCCAACATTGACAAGCCCGTGGTTTCTAAGTATAACGGCACTGTTGTTTCCGAGGGCTTTGACAGCATTTTCTGCGAGTTCCCAACTTCCCGGATCTGCGTATTTCGCCACTTTAATTTCAGGCCCACATATCATGGCGCTA carries:
- a CDS encoding (2Fe-2S) ferredoxin domain-containing protein, with product MKIKICAQRESCCYEKGVEAYNIVKEKFPDIEIFKSDCLGVCKAVVAEIDGEIYSELTTESLIELIEDKLKE
- a CDS encoding SHOCT domain-containing protein, with the protein product MHWGFWNPAGCWAWFSGWGWFGPIFGLILMVLFFVVLLWVIKRVVDIGSKTKTVTSNNDSEALRILELRYAKGEISEEEFIKMKKLLGGNL
- a CDS encoding SHOCT domain-containing protein, coding for MMFFGLLIFLVLISVLIKPEYIRNFFANRESAEKASRAEEVLKERYVKGEIDEEEYLKKLKILKGGE
- a CDS encoding manganese efflux pump MntP encodes the protein MELLLVAIALAMDAFAVSVSMGLSLKFVPLNTAFRTSFHFGLYQFFMPLIGWYAASKFSGYIQGLDHWVAFFLLAGIGSKMIFEAFEKKEESTVDRTKGFPLILLSIATSIDALAIGIAYSFLEREILFPAIIIGIIAFGLSYIGIKGGARFGKHLGNRAEIIGGIVLIFIGLKVLIEHLSG